The following proteins are encoded in a genomic region of Hoeflea phototrophica DFL-43:
- the alr gene encoding alanine racemase — protein sequence MSVDLTALAANWLSLRELSGSARCGAAVKADGYGIGAIEAASRLAREGCRDFFVADANEGASLRPHLPDVRIHVLNGVFEDSFAQILAHDLVPVINSTEQAAFWTGTADGRAYALHIDTGMNRLGLTPEQAAAYAQSDAPPPALLMSHFACADEPGHPLNARQIEMFEALKACFPSIEASLANSAGIHLGKPAHHDLTRPGISLYGGNPVADANPKMRPVVTAETRVLQIRQARAGQPVSYGAAHFLSRDSRIAVCGIGYADGFLRAGSGAGVPLRSAAPKGAFGAINGKRVPVIGKITMDLTMFDVTDLGEDEIGAGSWIELFGPTISLEEAAQAAGTISYEMLTSLGRRHARRYTG from the coding sequence ATGAGCGTTGACCTGACTGCGCTGGCGGCCAATTGGCTATCGCTGCGCGAGCTCTCGGGGAGCGCCCGCTGCGGCGCGGCGGTCAAGGCCGACGGCTACGGCATTGGCGCCATCGAGGCGGCGTCCCGTCTGGCCCGCGAGGGCTGCCGCGATTTCTTTGTCGCCGACGCCAATGAAGGCGCCAGCCTGCGACCGCATCTTCCTGACGTGCGAATCCATGTGCTCAATGGCGTCTTTGAGGACTCCTTTGCCCAGATCCTCGCGCATGATCTTGTCCCGGTGATCAATTCAACCGAGCAAGCCGCTTTCTGGACGGGCACCGCGGATGGCCGGGCTTACGCGCTGCATATCGACACCGGCATGAACCGGCTCGGCCTGACGCCGGAACAGGCTGCCGCATATGCCCAAAGCGACGCGCCGCCCCCTGCCCTGCTGATGAGCCATTTCGCCTGCGCCGACGAGCCCGGTCATCCGCTCAATGCCCGCCAGATCGAGATGTTCGAGGCGCTGAAAGCCTGCTTTCCCAGCATCGAGGCAAGTCTTGCCAATTCAGCCGGAATCCATCTGGGCAAACCCGCCCATCATGATCTCACCCGTCCGGGCATCTCGCTCTATGGCGGCAACCCGGTCGCTGACGCCAATCCGAAGATGCGCCCGGTCGTCACCGCCGAAACCCGTGTGCTCCAGATCCGTCAGGCCAGGGCCGGTCAGCCGGTGAGCTATGGCGCAGCGCATTTCCTGAGCCGCGACAGCCGCATTGCTGTGTGTGGCATCGGCTATGCTGACGGGTTTCTGCGAGCCGGATCGGGTGCCGGTGTGCCATTGAGGTCGGCAGCACCGAAGGGTGCTTTCGGCGCAATCAATGGCAAGCGCGTTCCGGTGATCGGCAAGATCACCATGGATCTGACGATGTTCGATGTGACTGATCTTGGCGAAGACGAGATCGGTGCAGGCAGTTGGATCGAGTTGTTCGGCCCGACGATCTCGCTTGAGGAGGCGGCGCAGGCCGCAGGGACGATCAGCTACGAAATGCTGACCTCGCTCGGACGCCGCCATGCACGGCGCTATACCGGCTGA
- the radA gene encoding DNA repair protein RadA — protein MAKTRTQFVCQACGTVHTRWAGKCDGCGEWNTIVEDDPSAGVGGGPGQAARKGRAVALASLSGEIEEAPRIPTRVSELDRVTGGGFVRGSAVLVGGDPGIGKSTLLMQAAAALARQGHRVIYVSGEEAVAQVRLRAQRLGAADSGVLLAAETNVEDILATLAEGKRPDFVIIDSIQTLWSDLAGSAPGTVTQVRTGVHAMVRYAKQTGAAMVLVGHVTKDGQIAGPRVVEHMVDAVLYFEGDRGHHYRILRTVKNRFGATDEIGVFEMSDKGLREVANPSELFLGERNAKAPGAAVFAGIEGTRPVLVEVQALVAPSSLGTPRRAVIGWDSSRLAMIIAVLEAHCGVRLGSHDVYLNIAGGYRIGEPAADLAVAAALVSSLAGLALPADCVYFGEVSLSGAIRPVAQTGLRLKEAEKLGFASAVLPSGSADLPSNRGGSLALMEGLPDLVVRIAGSKAAGLTGGEED, from the coding sequence TTGGCCAAAACCCGCACCCAATTCGTCTGTCAGGCCTGTGGCACCGTGCATACACGCTGGGCCGGCAAATGCGATGGCTGCGGCGAATGGAACACCATTGTCGAGGATGATCCGTCCGCGGGCGTCGGCGGCGGTCCCGGTCAGGCCGCACGCAAGGGCCGGGCCGTTGCGCTCGCCAGTCTGTCCGGCGAGATCGAGGAAGCGCCGCGCATACCGACAAGGGTCAGCGAGCTTGACCGGGTCACCGGTGGCGGCTTTGTGCGCGGATCAGCCGTGCTGGTGGGCGGCGATCCGGGAATCGGCAAATCCACGCTGCTCATGCAGGCCGCCGCCGCGCTTGCCCGGCAGGGACACCGGGTGATCTATGTTTCCGGCGAAGAGGCGGTCGCCCAGGTCCGGCTCAGGGCGCAACGGCTGGGCGCGGCCGATTCGGGCGTGCTGCTGGCCGCCGAAACCAATGTCGAGGATATCCTCGCCACATTGGCGGAAGGCAAACGTCCCGATTTCGTCATCATTGATTCGATTCAGACGCTGTGGAGCGATCTGGCGGGCTCCGCACCGGGCACCGTGACCCAGGTGCGCACCGGTGTTCATGCCATGGTGCGCTACGCCAAGCAGACCGGTGCGGCCATGGTCCTGGTCGGCCATGTCACCAAGGATGGCCAGATTGCAGGACCGCGCGTGGTCGAACACATGGTCGACGCCGTGCTCTATTTCGAGGGCGATCGGGGCCATCACTACCGCATTCTGCGCACGGTGAAGAATCGCTTTGGCGCGACCGACGAGATCGGGGTGTTCGAGATGTCGGACAAGGGATTGCGCGAAGTTGCCAATCCATCCGAGCTTTTTCTGGGCGAACGCAACGCAAAAGCCCCCGGTGCTGCCGTGTTTGCCGGCATCGAAGGCACCAGGCCGGTGCTGGTCGAAGTTCAGGCACTGGTCGCCCCCTCAAGCCTCGGCACACCACGCCGGGCGGTGATCGGCTGGGATTCATCGCGGCTCGCCATGATCATCGCCGTGCTTGAAGCCCATTGCGGTGTTCGCCTAGGCAGCCATGATGTCTATCTCAACATCGCGGGCGGCTACCGGATCGGTGAACCGGCAGCTGACCTGGCGGTGGCCGCTGCCCTTGTTTCCTCGCTTGCCGGGCTTGCCCTTCCTGCCGATTGCGTCTATTTCGGCGAAGTGAGCCTGTCGGGGGCAATCCGACCGGTCGCGCAAACCGGTTTGCGGTTGAAGGAAGCCGAAAAACTCGGGTTTGCAAGTGCGGTGCTGCCTTCGGGTTCGGCCGATCTGCCGTCCAACCGCGGCGGCAGCCTTGCGCTGATGGAGGGCCTGCCGGATCTGGTGGTCCGCATCGCCGGATCGAAAGCCGCCGGGTTGACCGGAGGTGAAGAGGACTAA
- a CDS encoding CvpA family protein: MPITLLDGILIAITLFSAVLAMVRGFSREVLAVASWIAAAAAAYLLYPVLTPFALQYTSSDKIAMIGSAAVIFLVALIVVSYITMRIADFIIDSRIGALDRTLGFVFGAARGVLLVVVAMLFFNWLVPAPKQPEWVATAKSKPMLDTLGARLVNMLPDDADATILERLRGSGSDEPVAEDAPATSG; this comes from the coding sequence ATGCCCATTACCCTTCTCGACGGCATCCTGATTGCCATCACTCTGTTTTCGGCAGTGCTCGCCATGGTGCGCGGCTTTTCGCGCGAAGTCCTTGCGGTTGCCTCCTGGATTGCCGCAGCGGCTGCAGCCTATCTGCTTTATCCGGTCCTGACGCCCTTCGCGCTGCAGTACACCTCTTCTGACAAGATCGCGATGATCGGTTCGGCAGCGGTGATCTTTCTGGTGGCGCTGATTGTCGTTTCCTACATCACCATGCGGATCGCCGATTTCATTATCGACAGCCGCATCGGCGCACTCGACCGGACCCTGGGCTTCGTCTTCGGTGCGGCGCGTGGTGTGCTGCTGGTCGTCGTGGCGATGCTGTTCTTCAACTGGCTGGTGCCTGCACCCAAGCAGCCTGAATGGGTGGCGACGGCCAAGTCCAAGCCAATGCTCGATACGCTCGGTGCGCGGCTGGTCAACATGCTGCCCGATGATGCAGATGCGACTATTCTCGAGCGGTTGCGTGGCAGCGGCTCTGACGAACCCGTTGCCGAGGATGCACCCGCCACAAGCGGATGA